A single region of the Elizabethkingia sp. JS20170427COW genome encodes:
- the purH gene encoding bifunctional phosphoribosylaminoimidazolecarboxamide formyltransferase/IMP cyclohydrolase, with translation MSKKRALISVSDKSGLVDFAKFLEQNDYELISTGGTFKHLKEAGLNPIQIDEVTNFPEMLDGRVKTLHPMVHGGILALRDNEEHMKTVKEHGIELIDMVVVNLYPFFENAQKDISLEEKVEFIDIGGPSMLRSAAKGFFSVTVITDVQDYEKVQKEISENGDTLLETRKTLAGKVFNLTSAYDAAISKLLLEEEYPTYLNASYKKVADLRYGENPHQSAAYYVSTVENGAMKDFEQLGGKELSFNNLRDMDLCWKVVNEFKEEMACCAVKHSTPCGVAVGNTPSETYKKAFECDPVSIFGGIVGMNFTVDAETATALNETFLEIVMAPDFEEEALAILHKKKNLRIIKIKHPVADQQVWVKVDGGLLIQNADNDFSKDIKVVTKNQPTDEQTKALLFSQRVVKYVKSNAIVVSNGQQALGIGGGQVNRIWATQQAVERAKSKFDGELVLASDAFFPFRDVVDFCAQEGIKAIIQPGGSMRDQESIDAADEHNIPMLFTGMRHFFH, from the coding sequence ATGAGTAAAAAAAGAGCATTAATCAGCGTTTCTGACAAAAGCGGCTTAGTAGATTTCGCTAAATTTTTGGAACAAAACGATTATGAACTAATCTCCACAGGAGGAACTTTCAAACACCTGAAAGAAGCTGGATTAAATCCAATCCAGATCGACGAAGTTACCAACTTCCCAGAAATGTTGGATGGTAGAGTAAAAACTCTTCACCCAATGGTACACGGAGGGATCTTGGCACTAAGAGACAATGAAGAACACATGAAAACGGTTAAAGAACACGGTATCGAACTTATCGATATGGTGGTTGTAAACCTTTATCCTTTCTTCGAAAATGCACAGAAAGATATTTCTTTAGAAGAAAAAGTAGAATTTATCGATATAGGTGGGCCTTCTATGCTTCGTTCAGCAGCAAAAGGATTCTTCTCTGTTACCGTAATTACAGATGTTCAGGATTATGAGAAAGTTCAAAAAGAAATTTCTGAAAACGGAGATACTCTTTTAGAGACCCGTAAAACTCTTGCTGGTAAAGTATTCAACCTTACTTCAGCTTATGATGCTGCAATTTCTAAATTGCTTTTGGAAGAGGAATATCCTACCTATCTTAATGCTTCATACAAAAAAGTAGCAGACCTTAGATATGGTGAAAACCCTCACCAATCTGCAGCATACTATGTTTCTACAGTTGAAAACGGAGCGATGAAAGACTTCGAACAACTAGGAGGAAAAGAGCTTTCTTTCAATAACCTTAGAGATATGGACCTTTGTTGGAAAGTAGTAAACGAGTTTAAAGAAGAAATGGCTTGCTGTGCCGTAAAACACTCTACTCCTTGTGGGGTGGCAGTAGGAAACACTCCTTCTGAAACTTATAAAAAAGCATTTGAGTGCGACCCTGTTTCTATCTTCGGAGGTATTGTAGGGATGAATTTTACAGTAGATGCTGAAACCGCTACAGCTCTTAATGAAACTTTCTTAGAAATTGTAATGGCTCCTGATTTTGAAGAAGAAGCTCTTGCTATTTTACATAAAAAGAAAAATCTAAGAATTATCAAAATCAAACATCCGGTTGCAGACCAACAAGTTTGGGTAAAAGTTGATGGAGGTTTGTTGATTCAAAATGCTGATAACGACTTCTCTAAAGACATAAAAGTAGTTACCAAAAACCAACCTACAGACGAGCAGACTAAAGCACTTTTATTCTCCCAAAGAGTAGTAAAATACGTAAAATCCAACGCTATTGTTGTTTCTAATGGACAACAAGCTCTGGGAATAGGAGGAGGACAGGTAAACAGAATCTGGGCAACGCAACAAGCGGTAGAAAGAGCAAAATCTAAATTTGATGGAGAATTGGTATTGGCTTCTGATGCTTTCTTCCCATTTAGAGATGTAGTAGACTTCTGCGCCCAAGAGGGGATTAAAGCCATTATCCAACCTGGGGGCTCTATGAGAGATCAAGAAAGTATTGATGCCGCTGATGAACACAATATCCCGATGTTGTTCACCGGAATGAGACATTTCTTCCACTAA
- the purN gene encoding phosphoribosylglycinamide formyltransferase: protein MKNLVVLVSGSGSNLQRILDTIQSGEIKDAQVSLVVADRECYGLERANNAGIEHKLIKRGKDFCNQLEEILPENTDLIVLAGFLSVMTEDFCNHWAGKIVNIHPSLLPKYGGKGMWGMHVHNAVKNAGETTTGATVHFVTPGVDEGEVILQQETAIHADDTPEAIAEKVHQIEYQIFPKAIQKVLEKI from the coding sequence ATGAAAAACCTAGTGGTTTTAGTTTCAGGTTCGGGGTCTAATTTGCAAAGAATTTTAGATACCATACAATCTGGAGAAATTAAAGATGCACAAGTATCCTTAGTGGTAGCAGATAGAGAATGCTATGGGTTGGAAAGGGCTAATAATGCGGGTATTGAACATAAGTTGATTAAAAGAGGAAAGGATTTTTGCAATCAATTGGAAGAAATTCTTCCCGAAAATACTGACCTCATCGTATTAGCAGGCTTCCTTTCGGTAATGACAGAAGATTTTTGCAACCATTGGGCAGGAAAAATCGTCAATATCCACCCATCTCTATTGCCTAAATATGGAGGAAAAGGCATGTGGGGTATGCATGTACACAACGCTGTAAAAAATGCTGGTGAAACAACAACTGGAGCAACCGTACATTTTGTAACACCAGGAGTGGACGAGGGAGAAGTTATCCTTCAGCAAGAAACTGCTATTCATGCTGATGATACCCCCGAAGCAATCGCAGAAAAAGTCCACCAAATCGAATATCAAATTTTCCCTAAAGCAATTCAAAAAGTTTTAGAGAAAATCTAA
- the purM gene encoding phosphoribosylformylglycinamidine cyclo-ligase, which yields MNTYKSAGVDKEEGYKTVDKIKKAVSETHNSNVLNNLGSFGAFYEIAGYKNPVLVSGTDGVGTKLKVALDTKNYDSIGIDCFAMCANDIVCHGAKPLFFLDYVACGKLDADVAAEIVLGMVNACKDNECALIGGETAEMPGMYQPGDYDVAGFCVGIVEKDQIIDGSKIKAGDKIIALPSSGFHSNGFSLVRKIFPDFNEEFEGKPLYETLLIPTKLYYQSIKKIMNELPIHGIAHITGGGLYENVPRIIQDGLCATIDEKTIKVPSVMLELEKRGGVTREEMHGTFNMGVGMVVVVDAQHEAKVLQLIEEAYTIGEITEGSEKINLKF from the coding sequence ATGAATACCTACAAATCTGCAGGAGTTGACAAAGAAGAAGGATACAAAACCGTTGATAAAATCAAAAAGGCGGTTAGTGAAACCCATAATTCTAATGTATTGAATAACTTAGGAAGCTTTGGTGCTTTCTATGAAATTGCTGGTTATAAAAATCCAGTATTGGTAAGCGGTACCGATGGAGTAGGGACCAAGCTTAAAGTGGCTTTGGATACTAAAAATTATGATTCTATCGGGATTGATTGTTTTGCAATGTGTGCTAATGATATTGTTTGCCATGGGGCAAAACCTCTTTTCTTTTTAGACTATGTAGCATGTGGGAAGCTAGATGCTGATGTAGCTGCTGAGATTGTACTAGGTATGGTAAACGCTTGCAAGGATAACGAGTGTGCTCTTATTGGTGGCGAAACTGCCGAAATGCCAGGAATGTACCAGCCAGGAGATTACGACGTAGCAGGCTTCTGTGTAGGGATTGTAGAAAAAGATCAAATTATTGATGGCTCTAAAATTAAAGCAGGTGATAAAATTATCGCATTGCCTAGTTCAGGGTTTCATTCTAATGGTTTCTCATTGGTGAGAAAAATATTCCCAGATTTTAATGAAGAATTTGAAGGAAAACCACTTTATGAAACATTGTTGATTCCAACAAAACTATACTACCAAAGCATCAAAAAAATAATGAATGAACTCCCTATCCATGGGATTGCTCATATTACAGGAGGTGGCTTGTACGAAAATGTACCAAGAATTATACAAGACGGATTATGTGCTACCATTGATGAGAAAACAATCAAAGTACCATCAGTAATGCTAGAATTGGAAAAAAGAGGTGGAGTAACTCGTGAAGAAATGCACGGTACCTTTAACATGGGAGTAGGTATGGTGGTTGTGGTAGATGCACAACATGAAGCTAAAGTATTACAACTTATTGAAGAAGCCTACACTATTGGTGAAATTACAGAAGGTTCAGAGAAAATTAATCTTAAGTTTTAA
- a CDS encoding NADPH-dependent FMN reductase yields the protein MKVLAFAATNSKQSINGQLVNYVASQFGEHQVEIIDLSHYEMPIFSIDREIENGIPQLALDFAQKIDESDLLLISFAEHNGTYTTAFKNIFDWISRIPNRTAFGDKNIFAMATSPGPRGGMGVLEAAVNRLPFNGGKIVGSYSLPSFGDNFSSEKGVSHPEKNEELQSKISEIKQIMNEVVIA from the coding sequence ATGAAAGTATTAGCATTTGCTGCCACCAATTCAAAACAATCTATCAATGGTCAGTTGGTTAATTACGTAGCTTCTCAATTTGGGGAACACCAAGTGGAAATTATCGACCTTAGCCACTATGAAATGCCCATCTTTAGCATCGATAGAGAAATCGAAAATGGAATTCCTCAATTAGCTTTAGATTTCGCTCAGAAAATTGACGAATCAGATCTGCTTCTTATTTCCTTTGCAGAACATAACGGAACTTATACAACGGCATTTAAAAATATTTTCGACTGGATTTCTAGAATTCCAAATAGAACAGCTTTCGGAGATAAAAATATCTTTGCCATGGCAACTTCTCCAGGTCCTAGAGGTGGAATGGGAGTGTTAGAAGCAGCCGTTAACCGATTACCTTTTAATGGAGGGAAAATAGTAGGAAGCTACTCTCTACCTAGCTTTGGGGATAACTTTTCAAGTGAAAAAGGAGTATCTCACCCAGAGAAAAATGAAGAATTGCAATCAAAAATATCAGAAATTAAGCAGATTATGAACGAGGTTGTAATTGCATAG
- a CDS encoding pirin family protein — protein sequence MKTIFHSAESRGFADHGWLKSYHSFSFANYHNPEKIHFGVLRVLNDDSVEGGMGFGKHPHHNMEIISIPLEGDLEHGDNMGNQGIIRKGDIQVMSAGSGIMHSEKNAHPNKRVKFLQIWIIPNQQNVPPRYDQKSIVKNAVKNDFQQILSPNPNDVGVWIYQDAWFHLAKFDKDFSKTYTLHQSGNGAYVFVIDGKIKIGDQTLTSRDALGIWETSEFNIQALENSEFLIMDVPMQLPRL from the coding sequence ATGAAAACTATTTTTCACAGTGCAGAGAGTAGAGGGTTTGCAGATCATGGTTGGCTAAAGTCCTATCATAGCTTTAGCTTTGCCAACTACCACAATCCTGAAAAAATCCATTTTGGAGTACTTAGGGTGCTTAATGATGATTCTGTAGAAGGTGGTATGGGATTTGGCAAACACCCACATCATAATATGGAAATTATTTCAATTCCTTTGGAAGGGGATTTAGAGCATGGAGACAATATGGGAAACCAAGGAATTATCCGAAAAGGAGATATTCAGGTAATGTCTGCAGGAAGTGGGATTATGCATAGCGAGAAAAATGCTCACCCTAATAAGAGAGTGAAATTTTTACAAATATGGATTATTCCTAATCAACAAAACGTTCCGCCTAGATACGATCAAAAAAGCATTGTTAAAAATGCTGTGAAAAATGATTTTCAGCAGATTTTATCTCCCAACCCTAATGATGTGGGAGTATGGATATACCAAGATGCATGGTTTCATTTGGCGAAATTTGATAAGGATTTTTCAAAAACTTACACTCTTCACCAATCAGGTAATGGAGCTTATGTTTTTGTTATCGATGGAAAAATAAAAATCGGAGATCAGACTCTAACTTCAAGAGATGCTCTCGGGATTTGGGAAACATCAGAATTTAATATTCAGGCATTAGAAAATTCAGAGTTTTTAATTATGGATGTTCCAATGCAACTTCCAAGACTATAA
- a CDS encoding hemerythrin domain-containing protein, whose protein sequence is MNTPIYNFFTKDHRRVEDLLERATRDIEHIDLTLYNEFRKSLLTHIKMEEKILFPAAQMANNGQQLPLQAQLRLEHGAITTLMVPTPDKDLVKVIKYILEKHDELEEQEGGMYEVCEKLTQEQTKEIIAKLQETTIVPVHPHNDAEYAMQAAKRCLQRAGYDYEEIVAM, encoded by the coding sequence ATGAATACCCCAATATATAATTTCTTCACTAAAGACCATCGTAGAGTAGAAGATTTGTTAGAAAGAGCAACTCGTGATATTGAGCATATAGATCTTACCTTATATAATGAATTTAGAAAAAGTTTATTAACTCATATCAAAATGGAAGAAAAAATACTTTTCCCAGCTGCGCAGATGGCTAACAATGGGCAACAGCTTCCTCTACAAGCACAGTTGAGATTAGAGCATGGTGCAATAACAACGCTTATGGTTCCAACTCCTGATAAAGATTTGGTGAAAGTTATTAAATATATTCTTGAAAAACATGATGAATTGGAAGAGCAAGAAGGAGGGATGTATGAGGTTTGCGAGAAGCTTACACAAGAACAAACAAAAGAAATTATCGCTAAGTTACAGGAAACAACCATAGTACCTGTACATCCTCATAACGATGCTGAATATGCTATGCAGGCGGCCAAGCGATGCTTACAAAGAGCAGGGTATGATTATGAGGAAATTGTGGCTATGTGA
- a CDS encoding DUF3575 domain-containing protein → MKTKGLLFTSLLATIGMQAQEYKNEIKGNILFAPLGIVNVGYERALSKHWSGQADIFISPWKSFSNNHLQVYMGHGEARYYFKEAMDRWYVGGNLGLGFFDIQKWNYWNTDKYQRGFSFMFGATVGYKFKIGKRLKMDIFLRGGSSQGSYHGWMKKGSPARYDSATSWNRSGEIIPFGGGAMLSYQF, encoded by the coding sequence ATGAAAACAAAAGGCTTATTATTTACAAGTTTACTTGCAACAATCGGTATGCAAGCTCAAGAATACAAAAACGAAATAAAAGGTAACATCCTCTTTGCTCCTTTAGGAATTGTAAATGTAGGATATGAAAGAGCGTTGTCCAAACACTGGTCTGGACAAGCAGACATCTTTATTTCTCCTTGGAAATCCTTCTCCAACAACCACCTACAAGTGTACATGGGACATGGTGAGGCTCGTTATTACTTTAAGGAAGCTATGGACAGATGGTATGTTGGGGGTAACCTAGGTTTAGGATTTTTTGATATTCAGAAATGGAATTATTGGAATACCGACAAATACCAACGAGGGTTTTCCTTTATGTTTGGAGCTACCGTTGGATATAAATTTAAAATAGGGAAACGCCTAAAAATGGATATTTTCCTAAGAGGAGGCTCCTCGCAAGGTTCTTATCATGGTTGGATGAAAAAAGGTTCGCCTGCGCGATATGATTCTGCTACTTCTTGGAACAGAAGTGGTGAAATTATCCCATTTGGCGGTGGTGCAATGCTTTCTTATCAATTTTAA
- a CDS encoding MFS transporter, translating to MLKNASARRKKWASILAFASIPLSGFVTDIYLPSFPTMARELQVPESSIQLTLTCYLLSYGVSQLFVGSILDSLGRYKAKLWSLFFVIISSILITCTDSILLICILRILQGLAISFLVVATRALFVDIFKAEEVKGYLSYFTIVWSCGPIIAPFLGGYLEELFSWHYNFYFLSFYALILLLFELKIGGESLAEKKKINLPEIMNLYCEMLGKKVFIQGIIIQGISYSLVMIFNITGPFLIEDIFKFNSVAIGYCTLILGFSWMIGGIIGKKRMHLPYVKSIMLPSILQLILISILLVLGITYQNLYLLIFFAFFIHICSGVLFTSFFTTSMLHFPKNAGIAGGLMGGLVYVITSITSFIISYSGKVNSQNALSWRYFIFSGLLFIVILWMYQSVKKEVTSK from the coding sequence ATGTTGAAGAATGCTTCTGCAAGAAGAAAAAAATGGGCGAGTATTTTAGCCTTTGCCTCTATTCCCTTATCTGGATTTGTCACCGATATTTATTTACCATCTTTCCCTACAATGGCCAGGGAGTTACAAGTGCCAGAAAGTAGCATCCAACTTACCTTAACCTGCTATTTATTAAGTTATGGAGTTTCTCAATTATTTGTAGGAAGTATTTTGGATAGTTTGGGAAGATATAAAGCAAAATTATGGTCTTTATTTTTTGTAATCATATCATCCATTCTTATTACTTGTACGGATAGCATTTTGTTGATTTGCATTTTAAGAATCTTACAAGGCTTAGCCATTTCTTTTTTAGTAGTAGCCACTAGAGCTTTGTTTGTGGATATTTTTAAAGCCGAAGAAGTAAAAGGCTACCTTAGCTATTTTACCATTGTTTGGTCGTGTGGGCCTATTATTGCTCCTTTTTTAGGAGGATATTTAGAGGAATTATTCAGCTGGCATTACAATTTCTATTTCCTTAGTTTTTATGCTCTTATTTTATTGTTGTTTGAACTAAAAATTGGAGGAGAAAGCTTAGCTGAGAAAAAGAAAATCAACCTCCCTGAGATTATGAATCTTTACTGTGAAATGCTCGGAAAAAAAGTGTTTATACAAGGGATTATCATTCAAGGAATCAGTTACTCTTTGGTGATGATTTTTAATATCACGGGACCTTTTTTAATTGAAGATATTTTTAAATTCAATTCTGTAGCCATAGGTTATTGTACGTTAATATTAGGATTTTCTTGGATGATAGGAGGAATTATCGGAAAAAAGAGAATGCATTTGCCTTATGTAAAAAGTATCATGCTTCCTTCCATATTGCAATTAATTCTGATTTCTATTTTGTTGGTTTTAGGAATCACTTATCAAAACCTTTATTTGTTGATATTCTTCGCGTTTTTCATCCATATTTGCTCGGGAGTATTGTTTACCTCTTTCTTTACAACAAGTATGCTGCACTTTCCTAAAAATGCAGGAATTGCTGGCGGACTAATGGGAGGATTAGTATATGTTATAACTTCTATTACAAGTTTTATTATTTCGTATTCAGGAAAGGTAAATAGTCAAAATGCCTTGTCGTGGCGATATTTTATATTCTCAGGTTTGTTGTTTATCGTAATTTTATGGATGTATCAATCGGTAAAAAAGGAAGTAACAAGTAAGTAA
- a CDS encoding RagB/SusD family nutrient uptake outer membrane protein, whose amino-acid sequence MKTYIKYGLLTITILGTSISCDDFLDREPLDKITPNVYFKNEADLAAYTVSMYNFPTHGGYGMGTFGNDNGTDNQASPSASTFWLPGQYRVGTTGGAWDFGRIRNVNYFLTQAEANLASGSISGNATNIKHYIGEGYFLRAYEYFNKLKTLGDFPIITEVLNDDKASLIEASKRRPRNEVARFIIQDLDKAINMLKSGSVENKNRISREVALLLKSRVALYEGSWEKYHQNTAFVPGGPNWPGAKASYLSNFFINLNSEINYFLEQAMSASKEVADMYVLTPNTHTSVSGRDIYSNSYFRMFSDINMSQYSEVLLWRQYSSQYVSHHTQGYLQYGGSSGFTRGLVESFLMKNGLPIYATGSGYQGDATLEDVRENRDERLQMFLQVPGDALSSDASNNKEVIAPNILDIRENRSITGYMIKKGLLGDVYYFTPENNSINGSLVFRATEAYLNYIEASYIKTGNLDSNALAYWQKLRARAGLPTDINITINATNMALENDWAKYSAGQVIDKTLYNIRRERRNELIAEGMRLDDLKRWRALDQVKDYQVEGFNLWDSMYSMYQNTDGTSKLRYEPSANPNVSPKTNSKYLRPYQIVSANNLYYNGYNFTQAHYLSPIAYQHFLISSDGNPNNSVIYQNPYWPITAGGTPTSN is encoded by the coding sequence TACAATTTCCCAACGCATGGTGGATATGGTATGGGGACATTTGGAAATGATAACGGAACGGATAATCAAGCATCTCCATCGGCAAGTACTTTTTGGTTACCAGGCCAGTATAGAGTAGGTACTACTGGTGGAGCTTGGGATTTTGGAAGAATCCGAAATGTTAATTATTTTCTTACCCAAGCAGAAGCTAATCTTGCATCGGGATCTATCTCTGGTAATGCAACTAATATCAAACATTATATTGGAGAAGGGTATTTCTTAAGAGCATACGAGTATTTTAATAAACTAAAAACTTTAGGAGATTTTCCGATTATTACAGAGGTTCTAAATGATGATAAAGCCAGCTTGATAGAGGCTTCTAAAAGAAGACCAAGAAATGAAGTAGCACGTTTTATTATCCAAGATCTGGATAAAGCAATCAATATGTTAAAATCAGGTTCTGTAGAAAATAAAAACAGAATTAGTAGAGAAGTAGCTTTACTTTTAAAATCTAGAGTAGCCCTGTACGAAGGTTCTTGGGAAAAATACCATCAAAATACAGCTTTTGTACCTGGTGGACCAAATTGGCCTGGGGCTAAAGCTAGTTATTTATCCAATTTTTTTATTAACCTGAATTCTGAAATTAATTACTTTTTGGAACAAGCTATGTCAGCATCTAAAGAAGTTGCAGATATGTATGTTCTTACTCCTAATACTCATACGAGTGTATCTGGAAGAGATATTTATTCGAACAGTTATTTCAGAATGTTCTCTGATATTAACATGTCTCAATACAGTGAAGTACTTTTATGGAGACAATATAGTTCACAATATGTGAGCCATCATACCCAAGGATATCTTCAATACGGAGGATCTAGTGGATTCACAAGAGGATTGGTAGAATCTTTCCTAATGAAAAATGGCTTACCTATATATGCAACAGGTTCTGGATATCAAGGAGATGCTACTTTGGAAGATGTAAGAGAAAATAGAGATGAACGTTTGCAGATGTTCCTTCAGGTTCCTGGCGATGCATTGTCTTCGGATGCTAGTAATAATAAAGAAGTAATAGCTCCTAATATTTTAGATATCCGAGAGAATAGATCTATTACTGGATACATGATTAAGAAAGGACTATTAGGTGATGTTTACTACTTCACCCCTGAAAACAACAGTATCAATGGATCTTTAGTGTTTAGAGCAACAGAAGCTTATCTTAACTATATTGAAGCGAGCTATATCAAAACAGGAAACTTGGATAGCAATGCTTTGGCTTACTGGCAAAAGCTAAGAGCGAGAGCAGGTTTACCTACAGATATCAATATCACTATTAATGCTACCAATATGGCTTTAGAAAATGATTGGGCTAAATATTCGGCTGGGCAAGTAATTGATAAAACACTTTACAATATCCGTAGAGAAAGAAGAAATGAACTCATCGCTGAAGGAATGCGTTTAGACGACCTTAAAAGATGGAGAGCTTTAGATCAAGTAAAGGATTATCAAGTAGAAGGATTTAACTTGTGGGATTCTATGTACAGTATGTATCAAAACACAGATGGAACCAGTAAATTGAGATATGAACCTTCAGCAAACCCTAACGTTTCTCCGAAAACGAATAGCAAATACTTGAGACCTTATCAAATTGTATCAGCAAATAACTTATATTATAATGGATACAATTTCACTCAAGCTCATTACTTAAGTCCCATTGCTTATCAACATTTCTTAATTAGTTCAGATGGTAACCCTAATAATTCGGTAATTTACCAAAATCCGTATTGGCCAATAACCGCAGGAGGGACACCTACTAGCAATTAA